The following are from one region of the Aquificaceae bacterium genome:
- a CDS encoding zinc ABC transporter substrate-binding protein codes for MKSLLVFLLLSLSFASAQLRVVATYPWIGELVKEVGGDRVRVHVIARPDEDFHFVVPRPSHIAKLRDADLLVINGASLEVGFLPPLLQQSNNPRIQPGREGFLDLSEFVQIIEKPERVSREMGDVHPEGNPHYVYDPYNIPVLAKAVTERMCQLRQSECSFYRSNLEDFLRRWNAKLKEWDEGFLKLRGLKVIQWHKTYNYLFNRYGIQTIGTLEPIPGIPPTARHLEQLVSSAKGQGVRYVVIEGFRAGERRTAQRVAEQIGAKVAILPSDVGSEGAKSLFEMYDIILRRLSQ; via the coding sequence ATGAAAAGTCTGCTGGTCTTTTTGCTCCTTAGCCTCTCCTTTGCCTCTGCCCAGCTGAGGGTAGTTGCCACCTACCCATGGATAGGGGAGCTGGTGAAGGAAGTGGGTGGGGACAGGGTAAGGGTGCATGTTATAGCCCGTCCGGATGAAGATTTTCACTTTGTGGTGCCAAGACCTTCTCATATAGCAAAGCTAAGGGATGCGGACCTGCTGGTTATAAACGGTGCGAGCCTTGAAGTTGGCTTTCTTCCACCACTCCTTCAGCAGTCCAACAATCCAAGAATTCAGCCGGGAAGGGAGGGTTTTCTGGATCTCTCGGAGTTTGTCCAGATAATAGAAAAGCCTGAGAGGGTTTCCAGAGAGATGGGGGACGTGCATCCGGAGGGAAATCCTCACTACGTGTATGACCCCTACAACATTCCAGTGCTCGCAAAAGCGGTCACCGAAAGGATGTGTCAGCTCAGGCAGTCTGAATGCTCTTTCTACAGGTCAAACCTTGAGGACTTCCTCAGAAGATGGAATGCAAAGCTGAAGGAATGGGACGAGGGCTTTTTAAAGCTCAGAGGCTTGAAAGTTATCCAGTGGCATAAAACCTACAACTATCTCTTTAATCGCTATGGAATACAGACTATAGGCACCTTAGAGCCTATTCCTGGTATTCCCCCCACCGCAAGACATCTTGAACAGCTTGTGTCCTCCGCAAAAGGTCAGGGGGTGAGGTATGTGGTCATTGAGGGCTTCAGGGCTGGAGAGAGAAGGACTGCCCAGAGGGTGGCAGAGCAAATAGGTGCAAAGGTGGCTATACTTCCCAGCGACGTGGGCTCCGAAGGTGCAAAAAGCCTTTTTGAAATGTATGACATAATCCTGAGGAGGCTATCTCAGTGA
- a CDS encoding metal ABC transporter permease, translated as MIWDLFLSSFLLSVLLVGIHAYFGREIVRRGIIFTDIAVAQFSGVGIALSLMLFHGEYTYLFSLFFGLLASLLIALSQRLKDYAEAFIGLLYALGFSLVVLILSFSAHGMEELKRLTASDILFVRLEEVLKTAFIYSAIGIMLYLRRYLRGLLRELSFFALFSLTLASSVKLAGVLVVFSLLVSPALVSLLLGRGLVFAWVWGTFWSFLAIALSFWLDMPTGYSLVFLHSLMGLAVFIIKMAK; from the coding sequence GTGATATGGGACTTGTTTCTTTCCAGCTTTCTTCTCTCTGTGTTGCTTGTGGGCATTCATGCCTACTTTGGCAGGGAGATAGTCCGCAGGGGTATAATCTTCACAGACATTGCGGTGGCTCAGTTTTCAGGGGTGGGCATTGCCCTCTCCCTCATGCTCTTTCATGGAGAATATACCTACTTATTTTCCTTGTTCTTTGGCCTGCTTGCCAGCCTTCTCATAGCCCTGTCTCAAAGGCTTAAAGATTATGCTGAAGCCTTCATAGGTCTTCTCTACGCCCTTGGCTTTTCCCTTGTAGTTCTTATACTGTCCTTCTCTGCCCATGGCATGGAGGAGCTCAAAAGGCTCACAGCCAGCGACATCCTTTTCGTAAGACTTGAAGAGGTGTTAAAAACCGCATTCATATACTCCGCCATCGGCATAATGCTATACCTTCGCAGGTATCTCAGAGGGCTTCTGCGGGAGCTTTCCTTTTTTGCCCTATTTTCCCTTACCCTTGCCAGCTCAGTCAAGCTTGCTGGCGTGCTTGTGGTCTTCTCTCTTCTTGTATCCCCTGCCCTCGTTTCTCTGCTTCTGGGTAGGGGGCTTGTCTTTGCCTGGGTATGGGGGACCTTCTGGAGCTTTCTGGCAATAGCCCTTTCCTTCTGGCTTGATATGCCCACTGGATATAGTCTTGTTTTCTTACACTCTCTAATGGGGCTTGCTGTGTTTATAATTAAAATGGCTAAATGA
- a CDS encoding glycosyltransferase produces the protein MKVLILTSSFGGGHNSVARAIKRALEENYSASVRIEDPYHLMNPRLNQINARFYVYMMKYFPGVYGLFYNSTYDLEKDSILNFLLSLPGIDKLRELLEEERPDAVVAVYPTYAGMLRILRERGFSVPKSFVVITDFVAHVQWLHDGIDVYFVPSEEVKFHLHRKGVVCGWVQVTGIPINPEFEKFRERDRDTVLISAGMFGMTPSVMEICKVVEEVVPRNLKITLLCGTDRRLYQKVKMRFRRVEAVEGVLTHEEMARYMGRSVLLISKAGGITTSEALSAETPLLVYRPLPGQEYYNALYLLKNEAGMVAGNRRELGRVLRFFFEDSQFRESLRENIRRLRKPHSSLSVARGIHDALQKEGLGL, from the coding sequence ATGAAGGTGTTGATACTCACCTCTTCTTTTGGTGGGGGGCATAACAGCGTTGCAAGGGCTATCAAAAGAGCCCTTGAGGAAAACTACTCTGCAAGCGTCAGGATAGAAGACCCCTACCACCTCATGAACCCGAGACTGAACCAGATTAACGCAAGGTTCTACGTATACATGATGAAATACTTTCCCGGAGTTTACGGGCTTTTTTACAACTCCACCTATGACCTTGAAAAGGACAGCATCCTTAACTTTCTCCTCTCCCTTCCGGGCATTGATAAGCTGAGGGAGCTTTTAGAAGAAGAAAGACCGGATGCGGTGGTGGCGGTCTACCCTACCTACGCGGGCATGCTCAGGATACTTAGAGAGAGAGGCTTTTCTGTTCCGAAGAGTTTTGTGGTGATAACGGACTTCGTTGCCCATGTGCAGTGGCTTCATGACGGTATAGATGTTTACTTCGTGCCTTCAGAGGAGGTAAAGTTTCACTTACACAGAAAGGGTGTGGTCTGCGGATGGGTTCAAGTCACGGGTATACCCATAAATCCCGAGTTTGAGAAGTTCCGGGAAAGAGACAGGGACACAGTCCTCATAAGTGCAGGTATGTTTGGTATGACCCCCTCCGTTATGGAGATATGTAAGGTGGTCGAAGAAGTTGTTCCCCGGAACCTAAAAATAACACTGCTGTGTGGCACCGACAGAAGACTTTATCAGAAGGTGAAAATGAGATTCAGAAGGGTTGAGGCGGTTGAAGGAGTCCTCACCCACGAAGAGATGGCGAGATATATGGGTAGGTCTGTTCTTCTCATATCAAAGGCAGGTGGCATAACCACTTCAGAAGCTCTTTCTGCAGAGACACCTCTTCTCGTCTACAGACCACTCCCCGGTCAGGAATACTACAACGCTCTGTATCTTCTGAAAAACGAGGCGGGAATGGTTGCCGGCAACAGGAGAGAGCTCGGTAGAGTCCTGAGGTTCTTCTTTGAAGATAGCCAGTTCAGGGAATCTCTTAGAGAAAACATAAGAAGGCTCAGGAAGCCCCATTCTTCCCTTTCAGTAGCCAGAGGTATACATGATGCCCTGCAGAAAGAAGGTTTAGGGTTATAA
- a CDS encoding CDP-alcohol phosphatidyltransferase family protein, with the protein MPEELHRYEGGGNILFIRVRGKRLRLLPSLLSSTRILLGLLFLFFLLKGRLGEGLLVFILGVFSDKLDGFLARRFRVESEAGKVVDPVSDRIFVALAFLALYFAPLKIDVSWWAVLLTVGQDIALAPVGAYATLIRHRVKVSILGKLVTFYQYLFVMLVLFLNLLDVSLNLLPFELLLITLNLLSAGHHVYLWLLKGKNGAS; encoded by the coding sequence CTGCCAGAAGAACTACACAGATATGAAGGAGGAGGGAATATTCTCTTCATAAGGGTTAGAGGAAAAAGGCTAAGGCTCCTGCCAAGCCTGCTAAGCTCTACCAGAATCCTGCTTGGACTGCTCTTTCTGTTTTTCCTGCTTAAAGGCAGGCTTGGAGAAGGGCTCCTTGTTTTTATTCTAGGTGTCTTCAGCGACAAGCTGGATGGCTTTCTGGCAAGGAGGTTCAGGGTAGAGAGTGAGGCTGGAAAGGTTGTAGACCCCGTATCGGACAGGATATTTGTAGCTCTTGCTTTTCTTGCCCTTTATTTTGCACCGCTCAAGATTGACGTGAGCTGGTGGGCTGTTCTGCTAACGGTGGGGCAGGACATTGCTCTCGCACCTGTGGGCGCTTATGCAACCCTCATCAGACACAGGGTAAAGGTTTCAATTCTTGGAAAGCTCGTCACCTTCTATCAGTATCTTTTTGTTATGCTTGTCCTTTTTCTGAACCTTCTTGACGTGAGCCTAAACCTGCTACCCTTTGAGCTCCTTCTTATAACCCTAAACCTTCTTTCTGCAGGGCATCATGTATACCTCTGGCTACTGAAAGGGAAGAATGGGGCTTCCTGA